A stretch of DNA from Gimesia chilikensis:
ATCCTGATTCGTCTGACCTATTCGGATCATTCTACTCCGGTCACGAGAGGTCGAAGGTACCGAGACCTCTGCCCGGGATTCCGCCGTTGTGTCAGTGATCTCCAAGGGTGCGACTGCCTGAATTTTCTTTTGGCTGACGCTCTCTCGTTCTACCCGGGCGGGTGTGATCGGTAAATCGGCCTCCGAGATCAGATCAGGCATCGGCATTTCCGAGATTTCCTGGGGAAGTTCTTTCTCAGGTGGTGCCATCAAAGGATCAAATTCGGGACGCGTGAGTTCGATACGGGATAATTCCTGTTTCTCAGGCTGCTGCAACTGATCCCAGACAGGAGTGTTCCCCGGCTCCTTGTTTTTGTTGGTCTCCGTACTTTCAGCCTGAAGCGTGAATTTCTGCTGATCTTTTTCTTTTCGCTCACGTTCCTCAGCCAACTCTGCTTTACTCAGAGACTGGGGGGCCTGTTCAGGCCAGAGTGTGACGACCCCCAGGGACAAAGACAAATGCACGATTATCGAAAACAAGAGTGCCTTGGATGATGCATTACTGTCTCCCCAGCGCGTCACCAGCATCGAGAGCAGATGGATGGATGCGAATAATGCTGCCAGGATGAGGATACCCCACAGAATCTGCTCAAACGTGATGGCACGTCCTGACAGAATTCTTTCGATGAGGTTATGCAGTCGATCGTTCATTTTGAGGATTCGTCACTCAATCGATTCGCTAAGGAGACAGACCGGATATTAACTCGATGACAGACATCCAGAACATTCATCACATTCTGGTAAGGCCCCGTAGAATCCCCTCTGATAACTACAGACTGTCCAGGAAAATTCTTAACGGCCTCTTTCAAAGCTGTCTCCAGCTCTGCCAGCGTCTTCTTTTCTCCCTGAAGTGTGACTTCACCATTCTGGCTTACATTGACTATGATATCATCAGGAAGGTTGGTCAGTGGTTTCGCATCAGTCACTGTTGGGAGTTGAATGTCATACTGACGCTCCATTTCAGTGAACTGTGTACCAACCATGAAGAAGATGATCAGCAAAAATACAATGTCAATCATGGGGGTTAAATCGAGCTTGGGCTCTTCAACGGTCCCCGTTTTTAGCGGCATCTTCAGGTTCCTGTTCGAAGCTGTGTGATCCCTGAAAACAGGGATTCTCGCCCCGGAATTCAGACGGATATGGTCTTTTATACTTTATGCGAAGAGTTATATTTGTTTCAACAGGTGAATTTTCAGAGAGCTTCTGATTCTTCAATACATACTACCACTTGGGTCATCTGTTTTGATTGACTCTAATGACCCTATTCCTGTTTCCGTGTCATTTTTTACAGGAACTGCTCGAGATGGAAACGACGTTTTCCAGAAATCACTTTCAGGTAACATGTTAAGTAAAATAATAACCAGTCTGGACAGATTCTCACACCCCGATGAGCTCACATATGAGGGGCAAAACACATTATCTCTGACTGGTTCTATCCGCCATCTACCCAAGAAGGCGTTATTATTGATCAATTCTCTCAGTCTGGATGCCCCCCTGGTTGCCATTACCTGGCTCTGGTGCTTCTCTCGCATATACAATTGCTCCGTCATTCCAGCCCACTACTACATATTATTTAGTGTCACCTGGCTGGCCTATTCCGGAGATCGACTGCTGGACACGCTGAGAACCCCTGGGAGCATTAGAAATACTCCGCGCCACCGGTTTACCTCTCAGCATTTCATACTTTTACTTGGACTCTGGTTACTTATAGCCACGTTTTCCGTTTGTTTCCTGCTGGTGGCAATTAACTCGACAGAATTGAAGTGGGGCTTTTGCCTGTTATCAGTACTGGTATTGTATTTCGCGAGTTGCTATTGTTTCCCTCATCTGGCAAGAAGATTTCTGCCGAGAGAATTTCTGGTTGGAATATTTTTTTCCATCGCAATCCATTTCTTTATAGTGGTCCAACAAGCAGCCTGGACTCCTTACTATTTCTGGACCGGCTTCAGTTTCTTTGCTATCTGCACTTTGAACTGCCTTGCAATCTCCCGCTGGGAGTTTACTTCCGATTTAGAAGCCCGGGAAGTAACTTTTTTTACCAGCAGTCCTGCACGGCTACAGCAGTTTCATTATCTACTGTTCGTCTTTCTCATTCTTCAGTCAGTCATTTCTGTATTAATGATGTGGAAGCAACAGATACCAGCGTTCGAACTATCCCTCCTCTTAAGCACGTTACTCTTGATCGGACTGGATCGCGGAACTGTCAGTTCACGCTTAAAACCAGTTTTAGCAGATCTGGCACTACTAACTCCCTGGTTAATCCTGAGTATTGTATCATGAATTTCAATCGGGTCGCTCCCTGCTTTGAGCGATTGGAGAAGATTGTATTTAGAAATCAGATGCAACTTTGCCGCACCGTGTATTTAACTGAGTTATCCCACGTTGAAAAAGTAGCTTTGATCGGTGAGGGTGATGGCCGGTTTCTCCTGGAATTCCTGAAACAGACAAACTGCCCTCAAGTGCATTACATCGATTCCAGTCAAGTCATGCTGGATTTAGCGCAAGCTCGCATAAACAAACAGTTTCCCGAGGCACGACCACGCGTTCGCTTTTATAAATGTGATCTCTCCAAAGAAAACATGCCAGAAGATCATTATAATCTGGTCGTAACAAACTTCTTTCTCGATGTCTTTAACGAACCGACACTCAGCCAGAGCATTACCAGAATCGCTGATTCCTGCTGCAATGATGGGATCTGGTTATATGCAGACTTTCAGGTAGCAGGTAGCAGGCTCCAACAACTACGTGCAACTTTCTGGCTGAAAACCATGTATCTTTTCTTTAAAGTGGTCTCAAACATTCAGGCCCCTGCCCTGATCGATCCCGCACCGCTCTTGGAAGCGCATGGTTTTCGAGTCATTCAGCAGACGGAGTTTGCACATGGCTTAATGCGGGCCGAATTCAGACGTCGTACCTGACTCCAGTTATATGCCAAGTCACTCAGAAACCGTTTTCAGAAATGAAAAATCGATCGTACTCGCAAGCAAAAAAAGAATCTGAAACAGTGAGGCCAGCCCTTCCAGATGTACGTCGGTCACAGTTGTATCATGATCTTCAAGTTTTCGCATCACCCAGTAAATCACCAGCCCAGACACGACGAGGGCTGGCGCCAGATCACGTAACGCAAGCCAACTCCCGGCCATAATCACGACAATCAAAAAACAGCTTCCATAAGCCAGCTGTTTCAAAGAAAGCGGATATCTGGGGTTCACCCACCGAGCGGTATCATCCTGCGCCTGCACAACACTGATGGAAAACGGAATAATCCAGGTCCCCAGTGCAATTGAGATCAGAATCAAAATCGAAGGTGGAAGCAAAGAATCAGATTCGGCATAGAGCTGATAAAACAAGCTGACACGGAGCAGCATGAATACAATCGTCAACACGAAAAGATTACCAGCTGAACCAGAAGTCCCGCGCTGACTCAGAAATTCGCGACACTGGGGAATTGATTCTGGCACAAAGGTGCGTAAAAACAATAACTCCAGTGAAGCAACCAGTAGTACGGCAACTTCCAGGGGCCAGAGAAACTGTAACAGAGCGAGCAGTACAGTGACTACCAACCCCAGCGTAAATCCTGCCAGGGGGAGCAATGCCGTACTCCGCGTTTCAATGCGGTCTCTCCGATCACGATGCAGAACCAGAACTCGAATCCGAAAGAACCGCTGCATCGCTTCAAAGAACGCAACGATCGAGTCTACCCAGTCAGTTTCATCCTGACTGCCAGGTTTACCGCTGGGATGTTCCTCTGGTGTGGGGGGCGAATTCATCGGTCGAGCCCTCTCATTTGGATTCCTGCTGATCTGCCATTCGGTAACTTTCAATGCGCAAGAACAGAGCCCCCATGAAATGAGGGCCCTGCTTTGAAATTTATAACTCTTACTTCAGTTTATTTAGTTGCATATCGCAGATCCATCAGCATCTGAGTGATGCGGACAGCTGTTTCCTGCAACTGATATTTTTCATGAGTTTCGCAACGCGAAATTTTTTCATGCACCTGAAACCAGTTTTCGAACAGTTCGTTACTCTTGGATCGAACCAGACTCATAGAAACGGGCTGCATCAGAACAATACGATGCAGTTCATGTGCAGTGTTCGAAAATTTCCGCATGGAATTCTGAGTTGACTGTCGGAATGAGGGAGACTCAGTTGCCAGCCACTGCTCAGCGATCAGAGACAACTGAGTGCTCTGTGCTTCCAGGGCGACAACCAGTTTCGCCATATCAATACTGTCGGAAGGAGTCTCCATTCTCAGTGCAATTCGCAATGCATTGATTGAGTTGTCAACCTTGTCAAGCAATTGCAGTGCAGCTGGGCTTTCGACAGTATGGAACATCGCGGAGAAATCTTTCCAGGAAGATTCAATGTACTGGAAAGAGGTAATCAGATTGGCAGATGACTCATTATGATTGACAGTGTCGATCAGGTTCTCGACAGTACCATAGAATTCATCGGAAGTCGCCAGATAATTAGCGGGAGGCAGACTGATAAGCAGACGCAGTGTTGCACGACGATAAAATTCATCGACATCACGTTTCAGAGCCTCTGTCAAGTGTGCCACTTCCTGCAGATTGGCGCCATCCTGAGGCAACCAGAGCAGTTCCTGAATCGAACGATCCTGCTGGACAACACGCTGAATACCACGACTCAAAATGCGGTTATGGTACGAACGCAACCGGGTTGCGTATGTATTCCACGCATCGCGGAATGCCAGGTACTCTCGCTTGATCGAATCATAACTCTGCCGATCAATGATCAGATTTGTCACCTGAATCATCCGCTGTTCAATTTCCTGGCCCTGTCTTACCAGTTCCAGACGTTGCGGCTCGCGAGACAGCTCGAACTCTACATCCTGAATCAAGATGCCGAGAGCATTGCTCAAAGCCGATGTCTGCCGCAGAAGATCCGTTCTTTTAAGCTGAGGACCAGTCTGGAGCAAGTCTCCCAGTTTACGATCAGCAGCATTCATACTGGCAATCAGATTCTGTGACTGACGATCCAGTCCTCGTACCTGATCCAGTTGCAGAGAAACAACTCGCCAAAGCTGATCGATCTCACCATATTCAGCTGCTATCTGGCTCACATCATTAGTCCGACGGACGCGATCAGCCAGAATTGAAGCACGTGCCCGTACTTTCAAAACATCGGCAACATATTCTCTTACTCCTGGCACCTGATACATCACACGGTTCAGTTGTATTGCCAGATCTGAAGAATCTCTCGCAAACTGATTCAGAGTATCTCTGACCTCATTGATGTTCACACGAGAGAGATTCAGTTGCGGAGCAGGAGGCATATCGAGACCAGACGGCTTGTACTCTCGATCTCGAGTTGCGAGTTCAGATTTTTCCAGCAAGCGGAGCAGGTCATTGACCAGCTTGCTGTTGTCGTCATTCGGTGATTGTGCAAATGCACTCGAATAAGAACCGGTTACGACGAAACCGGAGAGGACCAGCATTAACAGAACGCGAGGTCCAAAAGACAACATGTCCTTACGTTTCTTGTGGTGATTAGTAGTGTGGTGGTAGCGGGAATACATTCACACAATCCTTTCTCGTGAATTCTTTGGCTTGGTAAACATGTGCCTTCCATGACAATCGCTTGATCAGCCTCAGTCAGTTTCACCGATGACAACATCTGAACCAAGTGGGCCCGTTCAGATTGGCAGCTTAACTCCAGATAGGACGAACTGCTGATGAGAGGTAGCCTGAAATTTTCATATCGGCCTCGACGACTGAACCAGACTGATCAGGCGGCGAAGTTTACTGGTTTTGGAAATTACGTCAAGACCATGCTTTGAGTCCACCAGCGTTTAGTCCCCGTCTTCTGACTGTTATCAAAAATGGCTCACCATCATCTCTCATGCCAGCCCAACTGTAAGGCTGGGAAAACAACACAAAGTCTCCCGCCTGCGTCCCATTTGTCGAATATAGAGTCTTGTAAAATCAGTTTCCTGTAATCATAAAATGGACGCACTATAGTTTGATCCATTGTAACTTTGGGACCGTATATGTTGTTGTTGTCAATATTACACTGGCAAACAGCCAGCATTTTTGAAGCATATTTTTTATCATATTCGATAAACCACTATAATCAAGCGTGTTACAAACACATCAACATGTCGCACAATTGATTGGCACGCCGAATGCTCAAGAGTATAAACAGCCACTTTTAACTAACAGCATGACATCATTCTGATCTTTGTATCTACATGATGTTTCATCAGAACAGGAGAAATTCAATGTTGGTATTAACCAGAAAACGAGATGAAGTAATTCAGATTGGCGAAGACATTGTCATCAAGATTTTGAAGACCGGCAAAGGGGCAATCAAAATCGGAATTGAAGCTCCCGGTAACGTTCGCGTCATTCGGGGTGAATTACTGGAGACCGAGAATTCACCTGAGCACCTGAGTGCCATGAATTCAGAAAGCATCAACCAGGGTTTAAATGCTCAATGTGCCTGAAGAGGCAAGAGTGGGACGGCACACATTAGGTGAGCTGTTAATTTTCATATTTTTATTCCGTTAAGCCATCATAGAGGAAGTTGATAGGCCGGGCATCAAAGTCGCCAGACGACTGAAATCGGAGGGGATCATGAATCGATCACAATGCAAATACAATCAAACTGAAACTGTTAATTCCGCTCGGCTTGTGGTCTGGGGAATGGTAATTCTGCTGACAGCAGTTTTTCTGTCAGGATGCGCCACCTTCTCTCACGCCGCAGAATACACTCCTTTCCAGGGGAACGATTATCGCAGTAATTACGAACTGTCTCTTGATCACGAAGAGGATTACCGCTATCGAAGCCCTTCAAATTCAGATTTCGCGCCCATACCGCGTCATCGATCAGACTCAGACTATCAACCTGCTCAACGACATCGGAGATTTCGTCCAGTCTCCAATGAATTGAGCATGGATGATTATGATGTCAGATTAAAACAGCTGCTTTCGGGAGAGGAATACCCCAAAGACCGATCTCGAAACCGGATGCGTGACCAGTATCCCGAACAAAATTATTCTGTTCCAGATCGCCGAACACGAGACTCGTTTCAGTCTGATTATGACAGCCAGCGATTACGGGAACTAATTCGAGAATTACAGCAGAAATCGCTCCCTCAATATGACCGGGAACGGTACGACACCCGGTTTCCTGAACAGGTTCCACTGGATCCAAACCAGGAACTGAGAGCAAAGATTTCGCAACGCTATAACAGCCAGTCAGTTGTGGGAACGTTACAGACTCTGGACCCCCAACGGGCTTACTCCTTCTACCTGGAAGTAAACCGAATGATCGACTCACGTCATGTTCAACCTCCTTCTTATGATGTGCGTACTAAAAAATCGTTACAGAACTTGATCTTTGCTGTTGAAAATCAGAACTTTCTGAGAATCAACCGCGTGTCTGCTTCTCCGGATCAGATCCGCATGGCCCAGAATCGCTGGCAACAGCTGATGGATCAAAATCCTGCACGATCTGCTCAGGATGCAGTAACCGTACTGCGTCAGGCTGCAGATATCGCAGGAAGCCAGTTACAGATGCCAGCTACAGGAGTCATTTACGAATTTGCGTACGGCTCACTGGAAGCTCTGGATAAACACTCGCGGTTTGAGTTTACACCCACTTCATCTGGTTCACGTGTTGACGCGGGAGGAAATAATATTGTCGGTGTTGGCGTACAACTGAAAACCCACGATGACGGAGCAGTTATCCTCCGAACCCTGAATGGCGGCTCTGCAGCACAGGCTGGACTCCAGCGTGGTGATGTTATCGTCGGTGTCAACCAGAGACGTCTCGCAGGTCTTTCCCTGGATGAAGTCGCCAATCTGATCACCGGTCCTGCAGGTTCGAGTGTCGCTCTGGAAGTCCGTCGTGAAAGCCGAACGGCTCGGGTCAACCTGAACCGTCAGGCGATTCGTATCACCAATATCAGTGAAGTAAAAATGGTAGATTCCCAACAGAAAATCGGTTTGATCCGCCTGGAGAAATTCGGCGAAGGGACTTCTCAGGAACTGGATCAGGCATTGTGGAAACTGCACCAGCAGGGAATGCAATCGCTGATTTTTGACCTGCGGGGTAACCCGGGAGGATTATTGACTGAGGCGATCAGTGTCTCAAACCGCTTCGTGCCCAGTGGGAAAATTGTTTCGACTCGCGGTAGATACCAGAGTGATAACACTGTTGAAACAGCAACTCATGATCAGACCTGGAAGATGCCTCTGGTTGTCCTGGTTGATGGCGACAGTGCCAGTGCCAGTGAAATCTTTGCAGCAGCAGTCCAGGAAAACCGCCGCGGATTGATTGTCGGCCGAAAGACTTATGGAAAGGGAACCGTTCAGACTCACTTCCCCCTGCAGTCTGTTTCCGGCACTTTCTGGCTGACGACTGCAAAATTTTACTCTCCAACGGGTAGAGAAATGGCAGGAGCGGGTGTGACCCCCGATATCCCAGTCAACATGTCTGAGCGAGAACTGCAGAATATTGGTCCCGTTGATCAGGACTTACGAGCTGGCATCAATACCATTATGAGCCAGCGTCCTGGTGAACTCGTAAACAATATTCCAGCAGATCGTCAGGCCAGTCCACAACGATTTCAGTTTTCAGGATAAATTCAAGCGGGTAATGAATCACGTTTAGACTTAATCCTGATAAAATACAGACTCTCGTTTAATACTCGAATCGACAGACAGCCCCAGGCTGTTTCGGTTGCCCCGGCTGTCGAGAACAGTATGATCCGAGAGTCTTTTTCTATTAATTCCCTATCAGCCATGAATTTACCCAGGCAGTAAAACTGCATATACTCTCGTCATGAAATGTAGAATCACGCAGGATGTTTCTGCAGCTGCAGAACTGATCCGAAACGGTGAACTGGTCGCTTTCGCGACAGAGACCGTCTATGGACTCGGGGCTAATGCGCTAGACCCGAACGCCGTCGCCCGAATTTTCGAAGTCAAACAAAGACCGCATTTTGATCCCCTGATTGTTCATGTCGCAGAGATCGATTCACTCGCCGAATTTACCACAGGTTTATCGCCTCAAGCACAAAGACTCGCCGAGAGGTTCTGGCCCGGACCTTTAACCCTGGTCTTACCTAAACAGTCTGTAATCCCCGATCTGGTCACTTCAGGTCTGGATTCCGTCGCAATTCGCATCCCCGCACATCCTGTGGCTCGAGAACTGCTCAACGCCGCGGGCCTGCCGATTGCAGCCCCAAGTGCTAATAAGTTTGGATGCCTCAGCCCGACTCAGGCTCAACATGTAGCAGATCAGCTGGGTGACGAAATTCCCATGATTTTGGAAGGTGGCCCCTGCCAGGTTGGCGTCGAGTCCACTGTCATCCAATGTAATGAGGATTCTATAGTACTTTTGCGTCCTGGGGGAATTTCACTGGAAGACATCGAAGCCTGTGCTGGAAAAGTGAGGCTTGCCAGAATCGAAGATTATGCAGAGACAAAAGCCCAGGTCAGCCCGGGAATGCTTCCTCGCCATTACGCCCCTGGAACCCGGTTGCATCTGATTGACCAGTTAGATCAAATTCCCGATATCGAGACGATTGGCGCCCTAAGCCTCTATCCACTTTCTGAGACAATTCTTGCTGGACGAGAATTTGCTGCTCAGGAAATTTTATCTCCCACGGGAGATTTAAAAATGGCAGCCGCAAATCTTTTTACGGCCTTAAGAAACCTGGATCAATCTGGAGTCGAATGCATAGTTGCACTTCGATTGCCTGAGAGAGGACTGGGCAGGACAATCAATAATCGGCTGGAACGGGCCGCATACTGAACTATAGATTCAACTGTGCCTGTTCCTGAGAGTTAGTTACACACTCACGCATGATTGAAGACAATTGCTCCAGCTGTATCGGTTTCGTGGCAAAACTGTCACAACCTGCTGCAAGGCATTCTTCCCGAGATCCAGACATGGAATGGGCCGTTAAAGCAATAATTGGAAGTCGATAACCAGACGCCCTGAGCTGCTTCGTCGCCCCGTAACCATCCAGTTCGGGCATCTGCATATCCATCAGGATCACATCAAATGCATTTCCTCTTTCTAGTGCTTCCTGCGCAAGCCTGACTGCAATGAGGCCATTTTCAGCCAGGGTCACTTCATGGCCAGCCTTTTGCAGAAAATAGCGAATCAACCTCTGATTATCCGGCCCGTCTTCAGCGACTAAAATTCGATAACTTTCGCTGCCTGCTGATCCTGGCTGACTGAGAACGTTCTGTTTTCCCTGACGTGCGAATGCAGTCTGATCTATATATTCTTCAGTCTGTAAATTTCCAGTCTTTACTGTCACAGTAAATATGGTTCCCTTACCGTATTCGCTCGATACCGAAATTTCGCCCCCCAGAATATGAGTCAATCGTTTACAGATCGTCAATCCGAGTCCCGTCCCTCCGAATTTACGAGTGGTTGAACAGTCTGCCTGCACAAAAGGTTGAAATAACCGCGAGAGCTGAGTCTCTGTCATCCCGATGCCCGTATCTATTACATCGAATTGCAGGCCTTGCTCGTTTGAATCAAGGGTGACCGCTCTCAGTACCAGCTGAACACTGCCTTCTCTGGTGAATTTAATGGCGTTACTTAAGAGATTAATCAAAATCTGTCGTAGTCGAACCGGATCACTTTCAATCCAGTTGGGAACCTGACCTTCCACTTGAATACTCAGATCAAGTCCTTTATCGATGGCTCGGATTTCCATCAGGGTTTTGACATCATCCACAAGCTCTGTCAATGAACACTCGATCGCTTCGACGTCCAGTTTATCTGCTTCAATTTTGGAAACATCCAGAATGTCATTTATCAATTCCAACAGGTACTCGCCATTCTTTTTAATGGTATCGAGATGACGTAAAGTCTCCGAATCCTGATTACACTGCCTCATTATCTCTGCAAATCCCAAAATTGCAGTCATAGGAGTTCGGATTTCATGACTCATATTTGCCAGAAATGCGGTCTTAATCTTACTGGCGTTCTCTGCTTCCTGTTGTGCAATTACCAGATCTTCTACCATGTGATTAAATGTATTGGCCAGACGTCCGACTTCATCTTGTGATTCCACCTGGATGCGATGGTCCACGTCACCTGCTGCGATTTTTTCCGCACTTCGGGAGAGCTCTAAGATGGGAGATACAATTCCTCGAGATATTATCCATACCGAGAATAAGGCAAAAATTGTCCCAATAAACGCGAGGATGCTGATGACGAGTATCGCTGACTGGATGGAAGCATCTGCGTGATAAGTTGCTTTAACAGTATTTGCGTGAATCAGCGGATGGATCTGATTGTGCAACAACTCATTGATCGTCTCCAGCTTCTGTTCATAACCTGCCAACTGGTGATCAATATCATCTGTAACATTTACGATCTGATTGCCATATGTCGTTGCCTTTTCAAACAGCGAATCAATTTCGTTCATTCGCTGTAATTCCAACTGGTTGGATATTGAGAGCAGATATTGTGCTTCGAACATCCGGAATTTACGTTCTGCATCAAAGATCCTCATCAGTAAATTCTGATTTCGCTGAACGATATATTCTTCAATTGAGCCAAACGTAATATTGAGATACTTCTCCATGTTATGAGATGCATCCGCTTTTATCAGCTCTGCTTCAGAGGGAATCCGATCCGTCTCTCTGTGCTCTTTTCCAATTAATTGATCGATCTGCTTGACATAATTTACGAAGACGTGCAAGGATGCATCCCGTTTGTCTACCAGCCTTACAAGCTCAGCGGACATGCGATTGTATTCCGCGTAATCTGATTCGATCCGCCTGTTTAGATCCGGCCCCAGATCAGATAGTGCGAGTTTCTGATAGCGACGGTAATTCTCCTGAAAGTGGTCCCTGGCAAGGATCAGTTTCTTTAGATGCTCTTTGTCTCTGTCACGGACATAGTCGAGCACCGCCCGCGCCATCTTGCCTGCTTCGATTTCCATCTCCAGAATTGAAGCTTCGAGAGGCTCTTCTACGGTCACCAGTTGAGAAATGTCATGATTGATGTTGGATAGCTGATATAGAGTCACGGCTCCACTGACTACCTGAACCAGCACCAGTAGTCCAAACGCGCACTTGAGGCGATCAGAGATTGACCACTTTCGCAGCTTGGCAGAGACCCATGTTAATGGCTTATAAGTGTGCATTAGATTCGGACAGCGCTGGTTCAGTTTACGATGGAGAAGCTGCAGATGAAGCGCTGCTGCGTCAGCTGCCTGTGATCATGACTGGAGAAGAGTAGATTCACCGCCTTAAAACCGGGGGCATTCACCTCCTTAAAAATGTATCTTCCAAATAAAAACCGGTCATCAAAGAAACACCATTACTCAAGAGAATATAAGAATGTGTGCGAGAGGATTCGGAGAGTGAGGAATTCAACGAAGATGACAGTTGCAGGGAAGGCGCCACAGGTTTCACCAGACAAGTCAGTCAGCTTTGAACAAAGCGAACGATTCAACCTGAAGTGAGATCAAGAGGAGATGATCTGATCAATAAAAAACGCCAGCACCGTTCAGAGGGGGGTGAACGATACTGGCGATCAACAAAATCTGAATTAAAAATGAAATCTGCAACGATCAAGTTACAGCTGGTTCAGTTCGGCAAGAGTGAATTCTGAGAACCAGACCGCTACCTGTTTCATCATTAACCAGATAAGATCAGGGATGCTGTCTCATGGTCGGTAACCTAGTCGTGAATCTGATAATAA
This window harbors:
- a CDS encoding ATP-binding protein, encoding MHTYKPLTWVSAKLRKWSISDRLKCAFGLLVLVQVVSGAVTLYQLSNINHDISQLVTVEEPLEASILEMEIEAGKMARAVLDYVRDRDKEHLKKLILARDHFQENYRRYQKLALSDLGPDLNRRIESDYAEYNRMSAELVRLVDKRDASLHVFVNYVKQIDQLIGKEHRETDRIPSEAELIKADASHNMEKYLNITFGSIEEYIVQRNQNLLMRIFDAERKFRMFEAQYLLSISNQLELQRMNEIDSLFEKATTYGNQIVNVTDDIDHQLAGYEQKLETINELLHNQIHPLIHANTVKATYHADASIQSAILVISILAFIGTIFALFSVWIISRGIVSPILELSRSAEKIAAGDVDHRIQVESQDEVGRLANTFNHMVEDLVIAQQEAENASKIKTAFLANMSHEIRTPMTAILGFAEIMRQCNQDSETLRHLDTIKKNGEYLLELINDILDVSKIEADKLDVEAIECSLTELVDDVKTLMEIRAIDKGLDLSIQVEGQVPNWIESDPVRLRQILINLLSNAIKFTREGSVQLVLRAVTLDSNEQGLQFDVIDTGIGMTETQLSRLFQPFVQADCSTTRKFGGTGLGLTICKRLTHILGGEISVSSEYGKGTIFTVTVKTGNLQTEEYIDQTAFARQGKQNVLSQPGSAGSESYRILVAEDGPDNQRLIRYFLQKAGHEVTLAENGLIAVRLAQEALERGNAFDVILMDMQMPELDGYGATKQLRASGYRLPIIALTAHSMSGSREECLAAGCDSFATKPIQLEQLSSIMRECVTNSQEQAQLNL
- a CDS encoding class I SAM-dependent methyltransferase, with protein sequence MPVISTGIVFRELLLFPSSGKKISAERISGWNIFFHRNPFLYSGPTSSLDSLLFLDRLQFLCYLHFELPCNLPLGVYFRFRSPGSNFFYQQSCTATAVSLSTVRLSHSSVSHFCINDVEATDTSVRTIPPLKHVTLDRTGSRNCQFTLKTSFSRSGTTNSLVNPEYCIMNFNRVAPCFERLEKIVFRNQMQLCRTVYLTELSHVEKVALIGEGDGRFLLEFLKQTNCPQVHYIDSSQVMLDLAQARINKQFPEARPRVRFYKCDLSKENMPEDHYNLVVTNFFLDVFNEPTLSQSITRIADSCCNDGIWLYADFQVAGSRLQQLRATFWLKTMYLFFKVVSNIQAPALIDPAPLLEAHGFRVIQQTEFAHGLMRAEFRRRT
- a CDS encoding ExbD/TolR family protein, coding for MPLKTGTVEEPKLDLTPMIDIVFLLIIFFMVGTQFTEMERQYDIQLPTVTDAKPLTNLPDDIIVNVSQNGEVTLQGEKKTLAELETALKEAVKNFPGQSVVIRGDSTGPYQNVMNVLDVCHRVNIRSVSLANRLSDESSK
- a CDS encoding carbon storage regulator; the protein is MLVLTRKRDEVIQIGEDIVIKILKTGKGAIKIGIEAPGNVRVIRGELLETENSPEHLSAMNSESINQGLNAQCA
- a CDS encoding L-threonylcarbamoyladenylate synthase — its product is MKCRITQDVSAAAELIRNGELVAFATETVYGLGANALDPNAVARIFEVKQRPHFDPLIVHVAEIDSLAEFTTGLSPQAQRLAERFWPGPLTLVLPKQSVIPDLVTSGLDSVAIRIPAHPVARELLNAAGLPIAAPSANKFGCLSPTQAQHVADQLGDEIPMILEGGPCQVGVESTVIQCNEDSIVLLRPGGISLEDIEACAGKVRLARIEDYAETKAQVSPGMLPRHYAPGTRLHLIDQLDQIPDIETIGALSLYPLSETILAGREFAAQEILSPTGDLKMAAANLFTALRNLDQSGVECIVALRLPERGLGRTINNRLERAAY
- a CDS encoding S41 family peptidase, producing MDDYDVRLKQLLSGEEYPKDRSRNRMRDQYPEQNYSVPDRRTRDSFQSDYDSQRLRELIRELQQKSLPQYDRERYDTRFPEQVPLDPNQELRAKISQRYNSQSVVGTLQTLDPQRAYSFYLEVNRMIDSRHVQPPSYDVRTKKSLQNLIFAVENQNFLRINRVSASPDQIRMAQNRWQQLMDQNPARSAQDAVTVLRQAADIAGSQLQMPATGVIYEFAYGSLEALDKHSRFEFTPTSSGSRVDAGGNNIVGVGVQLKTHDDGAVILRTLNGGSAAQAGLQRGDVIVGVNQRRLAGLSLDEVANLITGPAGSSVALEVRRESRTARVNLNRQAIRITNISEVKMVDSQQKIGLIRLEKFGEGTSQELDQALWKLHQQGMQSLIFDLRGNPGGLLTEAISVSNRFVPSGKIVSTRGRYQSDNTVETATHDQTWKMPLVVLVDGDSASASEIFAAAVQENRRGLIVGRKTYGKGTVQTHFPLQSVSGTFWLTTAKFYSPTGREMAGAGVTPDIPVNMSERELQNIGPVDQDLRAGINTIMSQRPGELVNNIPADRQASPQRFQFSG